The following proteins are co-located in the Flectobacillus major DSM 103 genome:
- a CDS encoding SusC/RagA family TonB-linked outer membrane protein yields MNACKRIFTILFTALLFFSWQVVSAQQPVKGKVVDSNQSALAGVSILVKGTTKGTVTDASGNYTISVGKSAVLIFQSLGFAAKEIEVGGRSTIDVVLESTSQNLDEVVVTALGIKREQKALGYSVGTISSKEITASGNTNFGSALYGKVAGVKITTAPGGATSAVNVQVRGINSLNYNTQPLYVVDGIVIRDFNQAGAGGLNNGGYWDDQKIRGNGILDINPADIAGLTVLKGASATALYGSEASNGVIVITTKSGIKGKGLGVELNYTFNQERVAFTPQYQNVYGPGYDRATNLSVGANEDGFIIGADGSKRVNYRAYAQFGPKMDGQMLSWWDGTMQAYTAKPNNFNDFYQKGYNSTVNAAFSNATDKMSYRFSYTGTDYAGIMRGSNLKRNTFNLNSSVKLSNRLTADVVVSYINSKVHNRPEQINRVTANYGGFFSRAEDMNNFLNKYQTSQGYKYVTYNNPQRNPEEAIKYNIRGGDIMDLLWNALRNSEDENQDRLLSSVTLTYKISDAFSLRGRGGNDFTSLGTEIKKYNEYPTLFNSGNSTGEYRVANGRYSIVYGDAMLTYNKKVNNDLDVTASGGIQGRQEKYYDQSVGTNGGLVIENWFSMNNSTNVLSASASRRELMKYAYLGTVNAAYKNMLFVEGTARQEYSSTLPAGNNSYFYTSVNSGFVFSDAFQMPSFFNYGKVRASYGVVGNAPPLYVANTTYSQTILQTANGPVPALRASSSYGNDYIKPEQKYESEFGLETKLFKNKLGVDLTYYNSRIKDQILQTSVPTSTGASSVLANVGELRSFGWEASIYATPVKTKDFSWNTRVNMAINRTKVHKLAAGIPQLVAYDSDQSALKIVADEGDYLGNIYTHVRATDAKGNFIISDDGLYTLTSDYKKVGNVMPKVVGGFLNSFSYKGFTMDINMDYRIGGQLVSNPLLYATGAGMFESTMKYRDEANGGLPYYVDSKGNNVLLSSHTASAPNGAKVYHDGVLLDGVTTTGEKNTKVIDAASYYINTYTWGSTGWYENGSVYNNSYLKVREAVLSYTLPNAIAQKLRLQNIRVSLIGRNLFYIYRTLKNLDPEAPIGTSWNRQGIDEGSTAATRSFGVSLHASF; encoded by the coding sequence ATGAACGCATGTAAAAGAATTTTTACAATCTTATTTACAGCTTTACTCTTTTTTTCATGGCAGGTGGTTTCGGCCCAGCAGCCTGTAAAAGGAAAAGTTGTTGACAGTAACCAATCAGCCCTAGCAGGGGTAAGTATTCTGGTAAAAGGTACTACCAAGGGTACTGTTACCGATGCTTCAGGTAACTACACTATTTCGGTTGGTAAAAGTGCCGTATTGATTTTTCAGTCATTAGGCTTTGCAGCCAAGGAAATTGAAGTCGGTGGCCGCTCGACAATCGATGTGGTATTAGAATCTACTTCACAAAACTTGGACGAAGTTGTAGTAACAGCCTTGGGTATCAAAAGAGAACAAAAGGCTTTAGGGTATTCGGTAGGTACTATTTCGAGTAAAGAAATCACAGCTTCGGGTAATACCAACTTTGGCTCGGCTTTGTACGGTAAAGTAGCTGGGGTTAAAATCACAACAGCTCCGGGTGGAGCTACCAGTGCGGTAAACGTACAGGTACGTGGTATCAACTCGCTGAATTACAACACACAGCCACTTTATGTAGTCGACGGTATCGTAATTCGTGACTTTAACCAAGCTGGAGCTGGCGGGTTGAATAACGGTGGGTATTGGGACGACCAAAAAATTCGTGGTAACGGTATTTTAGATATTAACCCTGCCGATATTGCTGGCCTAACAGTATTGAAAGGTGCTTCGGCAACGGCTCTTTACGGCTCGGAGGCATCAAACGGTGTAATCGTTATTACTACAAAATCGGGTATAAAAGGCAAGGGATTAGGTGTGGAGTTGAACTATACCTTCAATCAGGAAAGAGTAGCCTTTACACCACAATACCAAAATGTGTATGGCCCAGGTTATGACCGTGCTACCAACCTATCTGTAGGTGCAAACGAAGATGGTTTTATTATTGGAGCAGATGGCTCTAAACGTGTAAACTACCGTGCTTATGCTCAGTTTGGCCCAAAAATGGATGGACAGATGCTTTCGTGGTGGGATGGTACTATGCAGGCTTATACTGCAAAACCAAACAACTTTAATGATTTTTATCAAAAAGGGTATAACTCAACTGTAAATGCCGCATTCTCAAATGCTACTGATAAGATGTCGTACCGTTTTTCTTATACTGGTACCGACTATGCAGGTATTATGCGTGGAAGCAACTTGAAACGTAATACTTTCAATTTGAACTCTTCTGTAAAATTGAGCAATCGTTTAACTGCCGATGTTGTGGTAAGTTATATCAACTCGAAAGTACATAACCGCCCAGAGCAAATCAACCGTGTAACAGCTAACTACGGTGGTTTCTTTAGCCGTGCCGAGGATATGAATAACTTTTTGAATAAATACCAAACTTCGCAAGGTTATAAGTATGTAACTTACAACAACCCACAAAGAAATCCTGAAGAAGCTATCAAATACAATATTCGTGGTGGCGACATCATGGACTTGCTTTGGAATGCCTTGAGAAATAGCGAGGACGAAAACCAAGACCGTTTGTTGAGCAGTGTTACCCTAACCTACAAAATCTCGGATGCGTTTTCATTGAGAGGTCGTGGTGGTAATGACTTTACAAGCTTGGGTACTGAAATCAAAAAATACAACGAATACCCAACCTTGTTTAACAGTGGCAATAGCACTGGCGAATACCGTGTAGCAAATGGCCGTTATTCAATTGTATATGGCGATGCAATGTTGACTTACAACAAAAAGGTAAACAACGACTTAGACGTTACAGCTAGTGGTGGTATTCAAGGTCGTCAAGAAAAATACTACGACCAATCGGTAGGTACAAATGGTGGTTTGGTTATCGAAAACTGGTTTAGTATGAACAACTCTACTAACGTTTTGAGTGCTAGTGCTTCACGTAGAGAATTGATGAAATACGCCTATTTGGGTACAGTAAATGCTGCATATAAAAATATGTTGTTTGTAGAAGGTACTGCTCGTCAGGAATATTCTTCAACTTTGCCAGCAGGCAATAATAGCTATTTCTATACTTCGGTAAACTCGGGTTTTGTATTCTCTGATGCTTTCCAAATGCCATCGTTTTTCAACTACGGTAAAGTTCGTGCATCGTATGGTGTAGTAGGTAACGCACCTCCATTGTATGTAGCTAACACTACGTATTCTCAAACAATCTTACAAACTGCCAATGGTCCAGTACCAGCTCTAAGAGCAAGCAGTAGCTACGGTAACGATTATATCAAGCCAGAACAGAAATATGAATCAGAGTTTGGTTTAGAAACCAAATTATTCAAAAATAAATTAGGTGTCGACCTTACTTATTACAATAGCCGTATCAAAGACCAAATTTTACAAACCTCTGTTCCTACCAGTACAGGAGCTAGCTCGGTATTGGCCAACGTAGGTGAGCTTCGTTCGTTTGGTTGGGAGGCGTCGATTTATGCAACGCCAGTAAAAACAAAAGATTTTAGCTGGAATACACGTGTAAACATGGCTATCAACAGAACAAAAGTACACAAACTAGCAGCGGGTATTCCTCAGTTAGTAGCGTATGATTCTGACCAGTCTGCTCTGAAAATTGTAGCTGACGAAGGCGATTATTTAGGTAATATCTATACACACGTAAGAGCTACAGATGCCAAAGGTAACTTTATTATCTCTGACGATGGATTGTACACATTGACTTCTGATTACAAAAAAGTGGGTAACGTAATGCCAAAAGTAGTGGGTGGTTTCTTGAACTCATTTAGCTACAAAGGTTTTACAATGGACATCAACATGGATTACCGTATTGGTGGTCAATTGGTATCGAACCCATTGTTGTATGCAACAGGTGCAGGTATGTTTGAAAGCACTATGAAATATCGTGACGAAGCCAACGGAGGTTTGCCATATTATGTAGATAGCAAAGGTAACAACGTATTGTTGTCGAGCCACACGGCTTCAGCTCCAAACGGTGCTAAAGTATACCACGATGGTGTATTGCTGGATGGTGTAACTACTACAGGCGAAAAGAATACCAAGGTAATTGATGCTGCTTCATACTATATCAATACTTATACTTGGGGCTCTACAGGCTGGTACGAAAACGGTTCGGTATATAACAACAGTTACTTAAAAGTAAGAGAGGCTGTATTGTCTTATACATTGCCAAATGCCATTGCTCAAAAACTTCGTTTACAAAATATCAGAGTGTCGTTGATTGGTAGAAACTTATTCTATATCTACCGCACTTTGAAAAATTTAGATCCTGAAGCTCCAATTGGAACAAGTTGGAATAGACAAGGTATCGACGAAGGCTCGACTGCTGCAACTCGTAGTTTTGGGGTGTCTCTACACGCGAGCTTCTAG
- the lysM gene encoding peptidoglycan-binding protein LysM → MGLMSFFKGVGEKVFGSHAEVEPAKAAAVEPLRASALLAHIKQLGLPYNSLTVKTSADTVTIIGEVTKQEDAEKIALAVGNVEGVKVVDNQLTVAEPAPEAQYHEVVKGDTLSKIAQHYYGDMMKYPVIFEANKPMLKDPNLIYPGQQLRIPAL, encoded by the coding sequence ATGGGTTTAATGTCATTTTTTAAGGGTGTTGGCGAAAAAGTTTTTGGTAGCCATGCCGAAGTAGAACCTGCTAAAGCCGCTGCAGTAGAACCATTAAGAGCGAGTGCTCTTTTGGCACACATCAAACAATTAGGTTTACCTTACAATTCATTAACAGTAAAAACCTCAGCCGATACCGTAACCATTATTGGTGAAGTAACAAAACAAGAAGATGCTGAAAAAATAGCCTTAGCTGTTGGTAATGTTGAAGGTGTAAAGGTTGTTGATAACCAACTTACAGTTGCCGAGCCAGCTCCAGAAGCCCAATACCATGAAGTAGTAAAAGGCGATACGCTTTCCAAAATTGCTCAACATTATTATGGCGACATGATGAAATACCCTGTTATTTTTGAAGCCAATAAACCTATGTTGAAAGACCCTAATTTGATTTATCCTGGTCAACAACTACGTATTCCTGCTTTGTAA
- a CDS encoding alpha-L-fucosidase codes for MKKKALLLGLLASMLWSKSNAQQHSEQNHDKYVWPKDELVKQKLNKWQDIKFGLLMHWGTYSKWGIVESWSLCPEDEGWCERRGESSSNWYEYKKAYENLQTTFNPTQFTPEKWADAAQKAGMKYVVFTTKHHDGFCMFDSKYTNYKVTDAKSPFASNPKSNIAKEVFDAFRKKDFMVGAYFSKPDWNTPSYWWPYFPPKDRNVNYDPKKYPEKWQQFKDFTYNQIEELMTQYGKMDILWLDGGWVRPFESIDPTISWQKTIPYNQDIDMPRIAAMGRKNQPGLLVVDRTVSGEYENYVTPEQQIPDHYMPIPWETCMTMGGSWSYAHNDQYKSTRQLIHTLVDIVAKNGNLLLNVGPSPEGTWDNDVYNRMEEIGKWMTVNGESIYETKPAAPYRQAQWAFTQKGKATYITYLAKEDEKTLPATLVLPFKSVGKKGIIRILGESKALKGKEVADGISIIIPEKVRQNLTNQPAWVFKLQAE; via the coding sequence ATGAAGAAAAAAGCACTATTGCTTGGCTTATTAGCAAGTATGCTTTGGAGTAAGTCCAACGCCCAACAGCACTCAGAACAAAACCATGACAAATATGTATGGCCAAAAGATGAGCTAGTAAAACAAAAACTTAATAAATGGCAAGATATAAAATTTGGTTTGTTGATGCACTGGGGAACGTATAGCAAGTGGGGAATTGTAGAATCGTGGTCGTTGTGTCCAGAAGATGAAGGCTGGTGCGAGCGTCGTGGCGAATCGTCGAGCAACTGGTACGAATACAAAAAGGCTTACGAAAACTTACAAACCACTTTCAACCCAACACAGTTTACACCAGAAAAATGGGCTGATGCTGCCCAAAAAGCAGGGATGAAGTATGTGGTTTTTACAACCAAACATCACGATGGCTTTTGTATGTTTGATTCAAAATATACGAACTACAAAGTTACTGATGCCAAGTCGCCTTTTGCAAGTAATCCTAAAAGCAATATCGCCAAAGAAGTATTTGATGCTTTTCGCAAAAAAGATTTTATGGTAGGGGCTTACTTTTCTAAACCCGACTGGAATACGCCTTCTTATTGGTGGCCTTATTTTCCACCCAAAGACCGAAACGTAAACTATGACCCTAAAAAATATCCAGAAAAATGGCAACAGTTCAAAGACTTTACCTATAATCAAATTGAAGAATTGATGACTCAATATGGTAAAATGGATATTCTGTGGCTCGATGGGGGGTGGGTTCGTCCTTTTGAATCAATCGACCCTACTATTAGCTGGCAAAAAACAATTCCTTATAACCAAGATATTGATATGCCTCGTATAGCTGCAATGGGTCGCAAAAATCAACCAGGTTTATTGGTGGTAGACCGTACGGTATCGGGCGAATACGAAAACTATGTTACTCCCGAACAACAAATCCCTGACCATTATATGCCTATTCCTTGGGAAACTTGTATGACAATGGGCGGAAGTTGGTCGTATGCACATAATGACCAATACAAATCTACTCGTCAATTAATTCATACATTGGTAGATATTGTAGCTAAAAACGGTAATTTATTGCTGAACGTAGGGCCAAGCCCTGAAGGAACTTGGGATAACGATGTGTATAATCGTATGGAAGAGATAGGTAAATGGATGACTGTAAACGGTGAGTCGATTTATGAAACTAAGCCAGCGGCACCGTATCGTCAGGCTCAATGGGCATTTACCCAGAAAGGTAAGGCTACATATATTACCTATTTAGCCAAAGAAGACGAAAAAACATTGCCAGCTACGCTTGTATTGCCTTTTAAGAGTGTAGGTAAAAAAGGTATTATTCGTATTTTAGGTGAATCAAAAGCCTTAAAAGGAAAAGAAGTTGCTGATGGTATCAGTATTATCATTCCTGAAAAAGTACGCCAAAATTTGACTAATCAACCAGCTTGGGTATTCAAATTACAGGCCGAATAG
- a CDS encoding SusD/RagB family nutrient-binding outer membrane lipoprotein has protein sequence MKKTLIKISSIIAIVGGLTSCKDQLSDLYLNPEQTTAPSIEKFFTQILNNDRIYPKYWDMRTFSLTHAGVFSQAISFTNDKYIYREQAQYTEQRWGDYYTTNGNGSGPLAHYREIEKQYATLSAAEKQNADVFLNASKVAFYEQTAQMVDLWGDIPFSQAGQLNLNGSIVSPKFDDAKEVYYSVIAGLKDAATYFGTANLSSTTASSFKKQDLIFQGDVSKWRRLANSLRLRALMRISFVDEAKAKAEVMEMLNNPTQYPLLEESAQNALLNPVTTYIDNLRNAFYESNNHLGASYLLEKVLKPANDPRIAVIYDKSGVQGANGKWIPNADYYSLPLDLNSNDQATNIGNGKYAVLDSATFVYNSKIPGVIFTSAETHFLKAEALERWGNTADAMAAYNKGLTHSVNYFYYLNSISNSTAPKVAAPSATEISNFVNNSTAKYAGSSAQKLALIWTQKWVQFGFMQSVQAWSELRRTKYPQLTFVPDNSAGFNLPPNRLTYPGRERTFNPNYSAVAAKDTRDAKIFWDVK, from the coding sequence ATGAAAAAGACATTAATAAAGATAAGTAGCATTATTGCTATTGTTGGTGGTTTGACTAGCTGTAAGGATCAATTATCTGATTTGTACCTTAACCCAGAACAAACTACTGCTCCTTCTATCGAGAAGTTTTTTACTCAAATTCTGAACAACGATAGAATCTATCCAAAATACTGGGATATGCGTACATTTTCATTGACGCATGCAGGGGTGTTTTCGCAAGCTATTTCGTTTACCAACGATAAATACATTTATCGTGAGCAAGCACAATATACTGAACAACGCTGGGGCGATTATTACACAACTAACGGCAACGGAAGTGGTCCGTTGGCTCATTATCGTGAAATCGAAAAGCAATATGCTACACTATCGGCTGCTGAAAAGCAAAATGCTGATGTATTCTTGAATGCCTCGAAAGTTGCTTTTTACGAACAAACAGCTCAGATGGTTGATTTATGGGGTGATATTCCATTTAGCCAAGCTGGCCAATTGAATCTGAACGGTTCTATTGTTTCGCCAAAATTTGACGATGCCAAAGAGGTTTATTACAGTGTTATAGCTGGTTTGAAAGATGCCGCTACTTATTTTGGTACAGCAAATCTTAGCTCAACAACGGCAAGCTCTTTCAAAAAACAAGACCTTATTTTTCAGGGGGATGTTTCAAAATGGAGACGTTTGGCCAACTCATTACGTTTGCGAGCTTTGATGAGAATTTCGTTTGTTGACGAAGCTAAAGCAAAAGCTGAAGTAATGGAAATGTTGAACAACCCAACTCAGTATCCATTATTGGAGGAAAGTGCACAAAATGCTTTGTTGAATCCTGTAACAACTTATATCGACAATTTACGTAATGCTTTCTATGAGTCGAACAACCACCTCGGAGCGTCGTATTTGTTGGAAAAAGTATTGAAACCTGCCAACGACCCACGTATTGCCGTGATTTATGATAAGTCGGGGGTACAGGGTGCTAATGGAAAATGGATTCCGAATGCTGACTATTATTCGTTGCCATTGGATTTGAATTCAAATGACCAAGCCACTAATATCGGAAATGGTAAATATGCTGTATTGGACTCAGCTACTTTTGTATACAATAGCAAAATTCCAGGTGTGATTTTTACTTCTGCTGAAACCCATTTCTTGAAAGCGGAGGCTTTGGAAAGATGGGGCAATACGGCCGATGCAATGGCTGCCTATAACAAGGGACTTACGCATTCGGTAAACTATTTTTATTATTTGAATAGTATCAGTAATAGCACTGCTCCAAAAGTAGCTGCTCCTTCGGCTACCGAAATCAGCAATTTTGTTAATAATTCAACAGCTAAATATGCTGGGTCGTCGGCACAAAAATTGGCTTTGATTTGGACACAAAAGTGGGTACAATTTGGCTTTATGCAATCGGTTCAGGCTTGGTCTGAATTGCGTAGAACCAAATACCCTCAGCTAACTTTTGTTCCAGACAATTCAGCAGGCTTTAACTTGCCTCCCAATCGTTTGACATATCCGGGTAGAGAAAGAACTTTCAACCCTAATTATAGTGCTGTGGCTGCTAAAGACACAAGAGATGCTAAGATTTTCTGGGATGTGAAATAG
- a CDS encoding vanadium-dependent haloperoxidase — MKTQRWIYALICFGVIFQNTTLAKETPSLTDTKAYVKALKQLTDVMVSDVTGPCAAARYYAYANLAPYEILSQNTTNTKLVKLKGKLNAYPNFDDLKSKAPIAEDFAAIYALLRMGEDLLPSGYTLENPRKELVKQLEQSGKISSQVLQTSVAYADSVVKRLVKYAAKDGYVKTSGYLRYTPINKEGFWQPTPPAYTEAYEPHWRTLRPFVLDSAAQFKPEPAIPYSKDPNSTFFKLAKEVYDATQHLTKEQIHIANFWDCNPFFLNQKGHISFGTKKISPGGHWMGITGIACLQKKVNLAEAVRWHAMVGITMADAFISCWDEKYRSNRIRPETVINQQIDPNWRGLLQTPPFPEYTSGHSVISSAVATLLTHLVGDNFAYTDVVEVEFGIPKRSFKSFKQAASEAAISRFYGGIHFKDSIDYGAKQGANIGDYVIQKVISQ, encoded by the coding sequence ATGAAAACACAAAGATGGATATATGCTCTAATATGCTTTGGAGTGATATTCCAAAATACTACTTTAGCGAAAGAAACCCCTTCATTGACCGACACAAAGGCTTATGTAAAAGCCTTAAAGCAATTAACCGACGTGATGGTAAGCGATGTTACTGGCCCATGTGCTGCTGCACGTTATTATGCTTATGCCAATTTAGCTCCTTATGAAATTTTATCACAGAATACTACTAATACCAAATTGGTAAAACTCAAAGGAAAGCTGAATGCCTATCCTAATTTTGATGATTTAAAATCTAAAGCACCAATCGCTGAGGATTTTGCCGCTATTTATGCTTTATTGAGAATGGGCGAAGATTTATTGCCATCGGGCTATACCCTCGAAAACCCTCGTAAAGAATTGGTAAAACAACTAGAACAGTCAGGTAAAATATCTTCACAAGTACTACAAACCTCTGTTGCCTATGCCGATTCTGTGGTGAAACGCTTGGTAAAATATGCAGCCAAAGACGGCTATGTAAAAACAAGTGGCTATTTACGCTACACACCTATCAATAAAGAAGGTTTCTGGCAGCCAACACCTCCAGCATATACCGAAGCCTACGAACCACACTGGCGAACCCTCCGTCCTTTTGTATTGGATAGTGCCGCTCAGTTTAAGCCAGAACCTGCTATTCCTTATAGCAAAGACCCCAACAGTACATTCTTTAAGCTTGCTAAAGAAGTTTATGATGCTACTCAGCATCTTACAAAAGAACAAATTCATATTGCTAATTTTTGGGATTGTAATCCATTTTTCTTGAATCAAAAAGGGCACATTAGTTTCGGAACAAAAAAAATATCTCCTGGCGGACATTGGATGGGTATTACAGGCATAGCCTGTTTACAGAAAAAAGTAAATTTAGCCGAAGCCGTACGCTGGCACGCTATGGTAGGCATTACGATGGCAGATGCTTTTATATCGTGTTGGGATGAAAAGTACAGAAGTAATAGAATCAGACCCGAAACTGTCATCAATCAACAAATTGACCCCAATTGGCGAGGATTACTACAAACCCCACCTTTTCCAGAATATACCAGTGGACACAGTGTGATTTCTTCGGCAGTAGCTACGCTGCTTACCCATTTAGTAGGCGATAACTTTGCTTATACCGATGTTGTCGAGGTTGAATTTGGTATACCAAAACGTTCGTTCAAATCATTTAAACAAGCAGCTTCGGAAGCCGCTATTTCTCGCTTTTATGGCGGTATCCATTTCAAAGACTCTATCGACTACGGAGCCAAACAAGGTGCTAACATTGGTGACTATGTAATACAGAAGGTAATTTCTCAATAA